From one Triticum aestivum cultivar Chinese Spring chromosome 4B, IWGSC CS RefSeq v2.1, whole genome shotgun sequence genomic stretch:
- the LOC123094510 gene encoding B3 domain-containing protein Os03g0620400 isoform X1 produces MKNSCQGCKRYWNHLHGKVTRFVRRVSKSSRHCMVIPERFANHFAGKMSRTVKLEGPNGILHDVGVTEHRNRKVLQSGWEVFVDANDIVEKDSLMFRYRGSSRFKVVVFDSSGCEKTVSCFGIGSTMSDQEPIANSTEMSGSSSDRYTHSSMGQQSDGCQSESSGHCRKLAWTDAASSPSEDLPGEDSPYEHESSGSDDHTLPKMILTVRVKEEQYSDASGRSDGCQKGSSSHSGSTRKTAVISTPSAESGPPKDKYVLSSRSNLADAQKEKIDKLLQDIQSRTLAFVAIMRKSNVQPPYPSLTIMKEYAVAHFPHESASVILQRPGENKRWYPRFYEGNDGIHKIRGEWLDFVCDNSVEEGDICIFVPAKGGGRFTFTVHLLRPESKAHAGHFVPPYMLSQMSFLSPLQQSIVEDKAEAIQLEAHLYVAIMNKTNVGVKGHYILEFGAKYAAVYLPKEERTILLQRNGKEWQTQMHIRNGRRCVLEGGWRKFVIDNRLRVGDICLFELKRNRRKLTMIVHIISRDQC; encoded by the exons ATGAAAAATTCTTGCCAGGGCTGCAAGAGATACTGGAACCATCTACATGGGAAGGTCACTCGTTTCGTCAGGCGGGTGAGCAAAAGTTCAAGACATTGCATG GTCATACCAGAGAGGTTTGCAAACCATTTCGCAGGGAAAATGTCACGGACCGTCAAACTAGAAGGCCCTAATGGTATTCTGCATGATGTTGGAGTTACTGAGCACAGGAATAGAAAAGTCCTCCAATCTGGATGGGAGGTGTTTGTTGATGCCAATGACATAGTAGAGAAAGACTCGTTGATGTTCCGATACCGTGGAAGTTCTCGCTTCAAGGTTGTGGTCTTTGATTCTAGTGGTTGTGAGAAAACGGTGTCCTGTTTTGGCATAGGGAGCACTATGAGTGATCAAGAACCAATCGCAAATTCTACAGAAATGTCAGGTAGTTCCAGCGATCGTTATACTCACTCGTCAATGGGTCAGCAATCAGATGGATGCCAAAGTGAAAGCTCAGGACATTGTAGAAAACTGGCATGGACAGACGCAGCATCGTCTCCATCTGAGGATTTGCCAG GAGAAGACAGTCCTTATGAGCACGAGTCTTCTGGATCGGATGATCACACACTCCCAAAGATGATCTTAACAGTGCGTGTTAAGGAGGAACAATATTCTGATG CAAGTGGAAGATCAGACGGATGCCAAAAAGGGAGCTCCAGTCATAGTGGGAGTACTAGAAAGACAGCTGTTATATCCACTCCATCTGCGGAGTCAG GACCTCCAAAAGATAAGTATGTGCTGTCAAGTAGGAGTAATTTGGCTGATGCACAAAAAGAGAAAATAGATAAGCTTCTCCAGGACATTCAATCCAGAACTCTTGCATTCGTGGCTATCATGAGGAAGTCCAATGTCCAACCACCGTATCCTTCTCTG ACCATCATGAAGGAATACGCAGTTGCACACTTTCCCCATGAAAGTGCATCTGTCATACTTCAGAGGCCGGGCGAGAACAAAAGGTGGTACCCCAGGTTCTACGAGGGGAATGATGGTATTCACAAGATTAGGGGGGAGTGGTTAGACTTTGTTTGTGACAATAGTGTGGAGGAGGGAGATATCTGCATCTTTGTACCAGCAAAGGGTGGGGGAAGGTTCACATTTACCGTTCATCTACTTCGCCCAGAAAGCAAGGCGCACGCAGGTCATTTTGTGCCGCCCTACATGCTGTCACAAATGAGCTTTCTATCTCCATTGCAACAGAGCATAGTTGAAGATAAAGCGGAAGCCATCCAACTCGAAGCACATCTGTATGTGGCAATCATGAACAAAACCAATGTTGGTGTGAAAGGGCATTACATCCTG GAGTTTGGTGCCAAATATGCTGCTGTGTATCTTCCAAAGGAAGAGCGAACTATTTTGCTCCAGCGTAACGGAAAGGAATGGCAAACCCAGATGCATATTCGGAATGGTAGGAGATGTGTCCTTGAAGGAGGTTGGCGCAAATTTGTCATTGACAACCGCCTGCGAGTTGGTGATATCTGTCTGTTTGAGCTGAAGCGGAACCGGAGGAAGCTTACCATGATTGTCCATATAATTTCCCGTGATCAGTGTTAG
- the LOC123094510 gene encoding B3 domain-containing protein Os03g0620400 isoform X2 — translation MSRTVKLEGPNGILHDVGVTEHRNRKVLQSGWEVFVDANDIVEKDSLMFRYRGSSRFKVVVFDSSGCEKTVSCFGIGSTMSDQEPIANSTEMSGSSSDRYTHSSMGQQSDGCQSESSGHCRKLAWTDAASSPSEDLPGEDSPYEHESSGSDDHTLPKMILTVRVKEEQYSDASGRSDGCQKGSSSHSGSTRKTAVISTPSAESGPPKDKYVLSSRSNLADAQKEKIDKLLQDIQSRTLAFVAIMRKSNVQPPYPSLTIMKEYAVAHFPHESASVILQRPGENKRWYPRFYEGNDGIHKIRGEWLDFVCDNSVEEGDICIFVPAKGGGRFTFTVHLLRPESKAHAGHFVPPYMLSQMSFLSPLQQSIVEDKAEAIQLEAHLYVAIMNKTNVGVKGHYILEFGAKYAAVYLPKEERTILLQRNGKEWQTQMHIRNGRRCVLEGGWRKFVIDNRLRVGDICLFELKRNRRKLTMIVHIISRDQC, via the exons ATGTCACGGACCGTCAAACTAGAAGGCCCTAATGGTATTCTGCATGATGTTGGAGTTACTGAGCACAGGAATAGAAAAGTCCTCCAATCTGGATGGGAGGTGTTTGTTGATGCCAATGACATAGTAGAGAAAGACTCGTTGATGTTCCGATACCGTGGAAGTTCTCGCTTCAAGGTTGTGGTCTTTGATTCTAGTGGTTGTGAGAAAACGGTGTCCTGTTTTGGCATAGGGAGCACTATGAGTGATCAAGAACCAATCGCAAATTCTACAGAAATGTCAGGTAGTTCCAGCGATCGTTATACTCACTCGTCAATGGGTCAGCAATCAGATGGATGCCAAAGTGAAAGCTCAGGACATTGTAGAAAACTGGCATGGACAGACGCAGCATCGTCTCCATCTGAGGATTTGCCAG GAGAAGACAGTCCTTATGAGCACGAGTCTTCTGGATCGGATGATCACACACTCCCAAAGATGATCTTAACAGTGCGTGTTAAGGAGGAACAATATTCTGATG CAAGTGGAAGATCAGACGGATGCCAAAAAGGGAGCTCCAGTCATAGTGGGAGTACTAGAAAGACAGCTGTTATATCCACTCCATCTGCGGAGTCAG GACCTCCAAAAGATAAGTATGTGCTGTCAAGTAGGAGTAATTTGGCTGATGCACAAAAAGAGAAAATAGATAAGCTTCTCCAGGACATTCAATCCAGAACTCTTGCATTCGTGGCTATCATGAGGAAGTCCAATGTCCAACCACCGTATCCTTCTCTG ACCATCATGAAGGAATACGCAGTTGCACACTTTCCCCATGAAAGTGCATCTGTCATACTTCAGAGGCCGGGCGAGAACAAAAGGTGGTACCCCAGGTTCTACGAGGGGAATGATGGTATTCACAAGATTAGGGGGGAGTGGTTAGACTTTGTTTGTGACAATAGTGTGGAGGAGGGAGATATCTGCATCTTTGTACCAGCAAAGGGTGGGGGAAGGTTCACATTTACCGTTCATCTACTTCGCCCAGAAAGCAAGGCGCACGCAGGTCATTTTGTGCCGCCCTACATGCTGTCACAAATGAGCTTTCTATCTCCATTGCAACAGAGCATAGTTGAAGATAAAGCGGAAGCCATCCAACTCGAAGCACATCTGTATGTGGCAATCATGAACAAAACCAATGTTGGTGTGAAAGGGCATTACATCCTG GAGTTTGGTGCCAAATATGCTGCTGTGTATCTTCCAAAGGAAGAGCGAACTATTTTGCTCCAGCGTAACGGAAAGGAATGGCAAACCCAGATGCATATTCGGAATGGTAGGAGATGTGTCCTTGAAGGAGGTTGGCGCAAATTTGTCATTGACAACCGCCTGCGAGTTGGTGATATCTGTCTGTTTGAGCTGAAGCGGAACCGGAGGAAGCTTACCATGATTGTCCATATAATTTCCCGTGATCAGTGTTAG